A window of Piliocolobus tephrosceles isolate RC106 chromosome 13, ASM277652v3, whole genome shotgun sequence contains these coding sequences:
- the FAM181B gene encoding protein FAM181B → MAVQAALLSTHPFVPFGFGGSPDGLGGAFGALDKGCCFEDDETGAPAGALLSGAEGGDVREATRDLLSFIDSASSNIKLALDKPGKSKRKVNHRKYLQKQIKRCSGLMGAVPPGPPSPSAADTPAKRPLAAPSAPTVAAPAHGKAVPRREASQAAAAASLQSRSLAALFDSLRHVPGGAEPAGGAVVAPVAGLGGSGTGGAGGDAAGPAGATAVPGARKVPLRARNLPPSFFTEPSRAGGSGCGPSGPDVSLGDLEKGAEAVEFFELLGPDYGAGTEAAVLLAAEPLDVFPAGTSVLRGPPELESGLFDPAPAVVGNLLYPEPWSVPGCPPTKKSPLTAPRGGLTLNEPLRPLYPAAADSPGGEDGPGHLASFSPFFPDCALPPPPPPHQVSYDYSAGYSRNAYSSLWRPDGVWEGAPGEEGAHRD, encoded by the coding sequence ATGGCGGTGCAGGCGGCGCTCCTCAGCACGCACCCTTTCGTGCCCTTCGGCTTCGGGGGCTCCCCGGACGGGCTAGGGGGCGCCTTCGGAGCCCTGGACAAGGGCTGCTGTTTCGAGGACGATGAGACCGGGGCTCCGGCGGGCGCGCTGCTGTCGGGAGCCGAAGGAGGGGACGTGCGCGAGGCCACCCGCGATCTACTCAGCTTCATTGACTCGGCGTCCAGCAACATCAAGCTGGCGCTGGACAAGCCGGGCAAGTCGAAGCGGAAGGTGAACCACCGCAAGTACCTGCAGAAGCAGATCAAGCGCTGCAGCGGCCTCATGGGCGCCGTGCCCCCCGGCCCGCCCTCCCCGAGCGCCGCTGACACGCCCGCCAAACGGCCACTGGCCGCCCCTAGCGCCCCGACAGTCGCGGCCCCGGCCCACGGCAAGGCTGTCCCCCGGCGGGAGGCGTCTCAGGCCGCGGCGGCCGCCAGCTTGCAAAGCCGAAGTCTGGCCGCGCTCTTCGACTCGCTACGCCATGTCCCCGGGGGTGCCGAGCCGGCGGGGGGTGCGGTGGTTGCACCGGTGGCCGGGCTAGGAGGTTCGGGCACTGGGGGCGCCGGAGGGGACGCGGCCGGCCCCGCGGGGGCCACGGCGGTCCCAGGGGCCAGGAAGGTCCCACTGCGGGCCCGCAATCTGCCTCCGTCCTTCTTCACTGAGCCGTCCCGGGCAGGCGGCAGCGGGTGTGGCCCGTCGGGGCCGGACGTGAGCTTGGGCGACCTGGAGAAGGGCGCGGAGGCCGTGGAATTCTTTGAGCTGCTAGGGCCCGACTACGGCGCCGGCACCGAGGCGGCCGTCTTGCTGGCCGCTGAGCCTCTCGACGTGTTCCCCGCTGGAACCTCCGTACTGCGGGGACCCCCGGAGCTGGAGTCCGGCCTCTTTGACCCAGCGCCCGCAGTGGTGGGAAACCTACTGTACCCCGAGCCCTGGAGCGTCCCGGGCTGCCCCCCGACCAAAAAGTCCCCCCTGACTGCCCCCCGCGGCGGCTTGACCTTGAACGAGCCATTGCGCCCGCTGTACCCCGCCGCTGCGGACTCTCCCGGTGGGGAGGACGGGCCGGGCCATTTGGcctctttctcccctttctttccAGACTGCGCCctgcccccgccgccgccgccccatCAGGTGTCCTATGATTACAGCGCGGGCTACAGCCGCAACGCTTATTCCAGCCTTTGGAGACCCGACGGGGTTTGGGAAGGGGCGCCGGGGGAGGAGGGGGCGCACCGGGACTGA